CGCAGCGGCCCCGCCTTTGCCAAACTGCTTCCGATGGCGATCGCCCGACAGGGAGCGCGGTTTTTGGCTCGTCCCACGGTGCGCCAAAACGTCATGCGGCGGGCATTTTACAAGTCTCAACTGGCCACCGACAGCGCCTACGCCTGCGGGGCATTGCACCTGGCAGAACCCCACTGGGAAACAGCCCTGGCCCAGTTCACTCGCAGCGGCGGCTACGGTTCATTTCGTTCCCAACTGTCCACGCTCCGCCCGCCCACGCTAATCCTCTGGGGCGACACAGACCGCATATTGGGAACCCGCGACGCGCTAGAACTGGCCCGCAGAATTCCCCACAGCCAGTTGGTCTGGATTCCTCAATGCGGACACCTGCCCCATCTTGAACAACCCCAGGCGATCGCCGCTGCGATCTACCAGTTTTGTCAGCCCCGCGCCTGACAACAGCCCTCCGTCTCAGGAAACTCGCATCACTTCTCACCCCAAAGCCTTAAACTAATCATGAAAACGACGTATCACCAGCTACAAAATGCTCCCCTAAGCGGTGATAGAACGAATCTGCTGGTGTGCGGACTGAATTTAAACTTTCAGGAGTGATCGATTAAATGAAAAAAGTAGAAGCGATTATTCGGCCCTTTAAGCTGGATGAAGTCAAAATTGCCCTGGTTAATGCGGGCATCGTGGGGATGACCGTTTCCGAAGTGCGCGGCTTTGGGCGGCAAAAGGGGCAAACCGAGCGCTACCGAGGATCGGAATACACCGTAGAGTTTTTACAAAAGCTGAAAATTGAAATTGTGGTGGAAGACGAGCAGGTAGACATGGTGGTGGAAAAGGTGATTGCCGCCGCCCGCACCGGAGAAATCGGCGACGGCAAGATTTTCATCACCCCGGTAGACAAGATTATCCGCATCCGCACGGGCGAGGCTAACCAGGAAGCGATTTAATCTCGCTGCCTGTTCTGCTGTCCATTTTGCATTTCCTGTCTATCTTTCGTCAGCAAGGCGCTCTAGCTCTGGCAGCAGCGCCGCAAAGGCAAGCCCCCGGTGACTGATGCGATGCTTTAGGTCTGGGGGCATTTCTGCATAGGTCATGCTGTATTCCGGCACGTAGAAGATCGGGTCATAGCCGAAGCCGCCTGCGCCTGCGGGGGAGGTGGCAATTTCGCCAGGACAGATGCCCTCGGTCTGAAACGCAATGGAACCATTGGGCCGGGCGATCGCCACTGCACAGACAAACTGGGCCCGCCGATCGGTCTGCCCCTCCATTTCCCGCAGCAACCGCGCAATCCGCTCAGCATCGCTCTTGCCGTATCGCGCTGAATATAGCCCCGGCGCACCGCCCAGCGCGTTGACCTGGAGTCCGCTGTCATCGGCGATCGCCCACTCTCCCGTTGCCGCCGCCACCTGCGAGGCCTTCAGCGCCGCATTCTCCAGAAACGTGCTGCCAGTTTCTTCGATCTCCAGCGACGCAGGCTTCAGCTTCAGTTCCCACGGCGTTTCTGCCAGATAGGCCGACATTTCCTGCACCTTGCCCGGATTGCCCGTCGCCACAATTAAGCAATGCATGGCCATCAACCTCCCGCCATCTGGATTTTTCAGCGACTTGCTCGCATTTACTTTGTTAAGTCTAGGCAAATCTGGTATGGTATGCGGTGGATTCACTAAGACTGAACTGCAACCATTGCGGGTCGCAGCTTTTGGCCGGTTGCCCTTGCTGTGAGAACTCGTTCTGGGTGTTTTGTTTAATTTGCACTTTCTATTTAATAAGCGTTGGGTTATGCGGGCAGGTCGCGTTTTTTCTCTCTGCTTGATTAGCTTTTTGATTGGGGGCGTTCTCGGCGGTATCTTAGGGGCGCTGGGGGGCGGCGTGACGGGCGGCTTTGTGGGCGTGGCTTCTGGCGCTTGCACGGCAGCCAAAGTCGCAATGGATCAGGGTCTAATTACAGAAGACCAGGCCAACCAAATCATCGGCACCACCGCAGACAGCTTTTTGGCACAAGGCCGGCTGGATCGGCGCGTGACGGAAGCCATGAAGGGCGGTGTGCAGGGCTGTTTGCAGCAGTCCAACCAGGGACAATAAAAACTTGAAAAAATTAAAGTTTCAAAAAGATTCAGACCAAAGATTCAGACCATAAGACTCTTCAGCAACTCTTTAGCAAATTACTTCAGAACTATGGAAGGCTGGATTATCGGACTGCTCATTTTTGCCTTGGTGACGGCAGTGAGCCTGGTGATTATTTCTAACTTGCCCCTTGGCATTGATATCGACGGTTTCCCCAAGGCGTTTCTCTCTGGGCTGGTGATTGGCGCACTCAATTCGCTGGTGTTGCCGCTGCTGAGTTCGCTGAGGCTGCTGAATCTGCTGACGCTGGGGCTGTTCGGTTTGGTTGCAACCGCGATTGTGTTTGGGCTGGCGGCCTTTTTGGTGCCAGGGTTTCGGCTGCGCTGGGGTTTTCTCAGTGCGCTGCTAGGGGCGATCGCCCTCAGTTTTATCAACAGCTTCCTATTCTGGCTGCTAGGCAGACTCGGCATCTATACCCAGCTAGCAGGCTAGCATTCAGCGGCGACGAGGGCGCGACCTGTCAGGCTAAAGGCGCGAACTTCGGTGATTTTGACAGGAACGACCCGTCCGCGTAGCTCCTCTAGGTTGCCCTCAAAGTAGGTAAGGCGGTTGCCGCGAGTGCGCCCCATGACCTGAGTTGGGTCTTTGGGGTTTTGGTCTTCTACCAGCACCTCTTCGACGCGGCCCAAATACCGCTGCGATCGCTCGGCTGCTTTAGCGGCAACGAGATGATTCAACCGCTGGAGGCGATCGCTCTTGACCTCCTCCGAAAGCTGATTGTCCCAGTTGGCAGCGGGCGTGCCCGGACGCGGTGAGTAGGCGGCCGTGTTGAGTTGGTCAAACCCAATGTCGCTCACCAGCTTCAGCGTATTTTCAAACTGCGCCTCCGTCTCACCCGGAAAGCCCACAATTGCGTCAGCGCTAATCGACGCATCGGGCATATAGCGACGAATGGTGTCGATGATGCGGCGATACTTTTCGTGGGTATAGCCGCGAGACATGGCCTTTAGCACGTCGTTGTCTCCCGACTGAAAGGGAATGTGGAAATGCTCGCAGACCTTGGGCAACTCGGCGCAGGCGCGAATCAGCCGCTCCGTGAAATAGCGGGGATGGCTGGTGGCAAACCGGATGCGCTCAATTCCTGGCACATCGTGAATGAAATAGAGCAAGTCGGTGAGCGTGTGCAAGTGGCGGCCGTCCGGCGTGGCTCCGGGCAGGTCACGCCCATAAGCGTCGATATTTTGCCCCAGCAGCGTTATTTCTTTATAGCCCTGCTGCCCCAAGACTTCGATCTCAGCACGAATCGCCTCTGGCGTGCGCGACTGCTCCACCCCCCGCACATTGGGAACCACGCAATAGGTGCAGCGCTCGTTGCAGCCATAAATCACGTTGACCCAGGCGGTCACGGTGCTGTCGCGGCGCGGCTGGGTAATGTCTTCCATAATATGAACGGGTTCCGTCGCCACGACCTGACTGCCCTGAAACACTTGCTCCAGCAAGTCTTGCAGACGATTGGCGTGCTGCGGCCCCATCACCAAGTCCAACTCTGGTACGCGCCGCAGCAGGGCTTCTCCTTCTTGCTGAGCCACACAGCCCGCCACAATTAGCGTCAGGTCAGGCTGCTCGTGCTTGCGCTTGGCCTGCCGCCCCAGATAGGAATAGACCTTCTGCTCGGCATTGTCACGAATGGTGCAGGTATTGTAAAGAATCAGATCGGCAGCTTCGGGATCGTCTGACCAAATAAACCCCATGTCTTGCAGGATGCCAGCCATCCGCTCGGAATCTGCCTTATTCATCTGGCAGCCGAAGGTGGTGATGTGAAAACGGCGAGGGGAGGCGGTCATAGGTGAAGATAAACTTGCGGGTGGGTCAGGATTGATAAGGCATTAATCATTATAGGTGGGGACTGGATGGGTGGGGACTGGATGGGTGGGGCCGTATTGGTTTCGAGGCACTGGCTTCGAGGCACTGGCTTCGAGGCACTGGCTTCGAGGCACTGGTACTAACCTTGCAGAGCCATATTGCTTAGTACGACACAGCGCACTCCCCTACGCCATTCCAACTCCTTGTAGGACTTACGCAGTTGGACAATTTCTCGCGGGCTGCGCCCGCGAGAAATTGTCCAAAACCCAGAATGCTTATTGAAAGTGCGTAAGTCCTGTCCTTGATTCAAAATTTACGGAATTTCCGCAAATTAATCGTCGTAACTTCACGTAGAAACCACACAGGTTTCGTGTCCTTGGTTACAATATCTTTATTCTTCGAGAGATTTGGCAAGTTGTTTGACGCTCTTGCATAGGCTACGGGCGCGTAGGTTAGTGCGTAGGTTAGATAGTCAGGCTCACTCGGTGTTCCCTTCAAACTTTCCCTGTTGCCTCGGTTTCCAATTTTTAGGCTAACGATTTGGTTCTCGGTTAGAGGTTTGGTTCTTAGTTAAGAGCCTAATTTTCGTTTTATAACGAGCCAGTTTGCTAATTTTTCCCAAAGGCAGTACTCTACGTAGATACTGAATCGAGCTTTCGGTAAATTTACGTAACATCTACTGAGATTGCTGAAGTTGTTGCGATCGCGCTTGTAGCCAGCGCTCGTAATCAGCATTCCTCGTTCATCAGGTGCATCTATCGCAAGTCGTTGAGCATGAGTCGAGCATAGGCCCAGGTCGCTATGCGACTGGCGTTCAGAGTTTGAAGAGGTTCAGGATTTAGAGTTAACGCGCTGAACGCCAATCGGCTCAACGTCAATCAGCGCAGCACCCATTGCGTAATCTTACGATTTTCGACGCTGTAAGGTCAGAGACACCGATGCCTCTGGCATCAGTGTTTATAAGCTGTTTCTCCCGTAGAAAAAGCATTCTGGTAAATTTCAGTTAAGTCTAGCCATGTTTGCATCTCCCTCTTCCGCTGCATCGTCTGTAGTGGCGCATCGACCATTTGCAATCTGCCAGCAGCGCAGCTTAAGCCCGATTAAGTCGTTCATCTTCGCACTGGGCGGGTTGTGTCTGTCGATGGCGATCGCCCCGACGGCCAGTGCCGCCACATTCACTGAAGTCGGGGATGCGGGTCAAACCCTTGGCACGGCCCAGCTTGCCAACACTCGCGTTGCAGGAACTCAGCTCACTGCCATCTTGGGTACTTTGGGCGGCAACGCAGACCTGTTTGGCATTCAAATCAAGAACAGCGCTGGACAGTTTATGGCCAGCACAGGCAACCTTGGCAAAACCCTGTTTGAAGACACGCAGCTTTTCCTGTTCGACTCAGAAGGTAGAGCTTTATTTGCCAACGACAACACGCCAGACGATGACCCCGGTCGCGCCAATCCGGGCACAAGGCGTTCTACACTCCGCCTACCTCGGAATACGATTCCCGACGGGCTTTATTTTCTAGCGATTTCTGGCTATAACTACGACCCGGTGGATTCTGCGGGCAATCTGCTGTTTTCCGATGCTAGAGCCGATCGCAACAAGCTGGTGAGTGCGCTTAACCCCGGCAGCAGGCTGGGCGGCTGGGTTGGCAGACCCGGCTATAGCGGCCCCATTTTGGATTATCAGATAGATTTGGTTGGCGCAGAATTTACCTCTCTGGTGTCGCCAGTTCCTCCACCGACTCCAACCCCGACCCCTACGCCCACGCCCACCCCGACTCCGACTCCAACCCCAACACCCACCCCGACTCCAACCCCGACACCCACTCCGACTCCAACCCCGACACCCACCCCGACTCCGACTCCAACCCCGACTCCGACTCCGACACCCACCCCGACTCCAACCCCAACACCCACCCCGACTCCAACCCCAACACCCACGCCCACTCCGACTCCAACCCCAACACCCACGCCCACTCCGACTCCAACGCCCACTCCAACACCAGAACCCGTGCCCGAACCCTCAGCCGTTTTAGGGCTATTGGCGGTTTTGGGCGTGGGGTATCGCCTGCAAAAAGGGCGATCGCGCTAGGAGACATTCCAACCCAATACTGACCAGAGGGCTGCGGCTGAAAGGTGTGCTGGTGGGCGATCGCTCGACTTTTAAGCGGGTTTATCCGAACCAGACGTGCGAACTTGTGTATAACTAATAAGTAGGTGCATCTGAGATATCCCGGATAAGTTAGTACCGATCAGGTACTTGGCCTGTTTCGGGTGACCCGTTAGCTGGTCTTCCCGGTTGTTTTCTTTCCCACGGCGTGGGTCTGGCATTTTGTGGCGCATCTAACCTGCCGGTTGAGTCACTGGTCGAGTTGCTAGCCGAATTCCTGTCAGAAAGATAAGCGTTTGACAAGCTGATCGAGCCATGTTGCTCTAGGCTGAGAATCGCGACGGGTTGAGGCTGCACCCGTTTGAAAGTCTGCCAGTTCCTAGCTGATCGGAGTATCTATCATCGGGAGTGGTGACTCTGCGCTGCCGCCCGTCTATGCAAGATGAACCCTGCTGAATGAGCCGTTCGACTCCGCTTCTCAATTCGGATAAGCCCCTGGGTGGACGCTATCGTGTGCTGCGGCAACTGGGCACGGGTGGTTTCGGGCGCACCTACTTGGCAGAAGATCTGCACCTACCGGGACATCCTCGCTGTGCGCTGAAGCACCTGAAGCCCCAGATCAACAGCGACGACACGCTATCGATGGCGCGACGCTGTTTTGAGACGGAAGCCCAGGTGTTGTATCGGCTGGGCGATCACGACCAGATTCCCCGGCTACTGGCCCACTTCGAGGAAGACCGTGAGTTTTACCTGGCGCAAGAGTTTATTGAAGGAGAGTCTATTGCCCGCGAGCTGGTAGAGGGGCAGGTTTGGTCTGAAGGACGGGCGATCGCCCTGCTCAAGGACGTGCTGCAAGTGCTGTCATTTGTCCACGGGCAGCAGGTAATTCACCGTGACCTCAAGCCCTCAAACCTGATTCGGCGGCGGGCCGACCAGCGGATTGTGCTGATCGACTTTGGCGCAGTGAAGCAGGTCAGCGCCCAGGCCGCAGAAGCCGGAAACACCAACCTCACGATTTCCATTGGCACTCAGGGCTACATGCCCAACGAGCAAATTGCAGGCAAACCCCGCTTTAGCAGCGACATCTACGCAGTTGGGGTGCTGGGCGTGCAGGCGGTGACAGGAGTGCATCCGCGACGGCTAGGGGAAGACACACGGGGAGAACTGGAGTGGCAGCATCTTGCGCCCCAAGCCAGTCTAGCCTTCAAAGAGGTGCTGGATCGCATGGTGCGGTATGACTTTCGCGATCGCTATAGCACAGCCGACGAAGCGCTGGCGGCCCTGGAAACCATCCCAGTCGAAGCAGAAATACCCATGCCGCTGGAGTTTGTGCCCTCAGCATCATCCGCTCGAATCGCAGACACACCCACAGCATTGACAGAATCCCTGGTTTATCCCAACAGTGCTGGCAGTAGCGGCGCGTCGGGATCGGTCGTGGCCCCAATGGAACTGCGGGAGGCGACGCAGGACGATATCGGCACGCAGATTCATCCGCCGCTGTCGCTGGATGAAACCATGATCAGGCCACAGGCTGATCCGACGCGAGTGACTCGCGTTGAGTGGGTGGAGTCATCGACCGAGGCAGCCGATCACACAAACGTCCTGACCGACGTGATTCCTCGGCGAGACGATTCAGGGGCCATTCCTGCACCTCCCTCTACGCCCAGTTCCTCCTGG
The Thermoleptolyngbya sichuanensis A183 DNA segment above includes these coding regions:
- a CDS encoding serine/threonine-protein kinase; protein product: MSRSTPLLNSDKPLGGRYRVLRQLGTGGFGRTYLAEDLHLPGHPRCALKHLKPQINSDDTLSMARRCFETEAQVLYRLGDHDQIPRLLAHFEEDREFYLAQEFIEGESIARELVEGQVWSEGRAIALLKDVLQVLSFVHGQQVIHRDLKPSNLIRRRADQRIVLIDFGAVKQVSAQAAEAGNTNLTISIGTQGYMPNEQIAGKPRFSSDIYAVGVLGVQAVTGVHPRRLGEDTRGELEWQHLAPQASLAFKEVLDRMVRYDFRDRYSTADEALAALETIPVEAEIPMPLEFVPSASSARIADTPTALTESLVYPNSAGSSGASGSVVAPMELREATQDDIGTQIHPPLSLDETMIRPQADPTRVTRVEWVESSTEAADHTNVLTDVIPRRDDSGAIPAPPSTPSSSWQMLRWTPLVLLSAVVAIATATSLSSWLVVRWLENRPATPISSPNSSNNSPSNPPSPGAVVSLTPTEQAAALLTQAQQKAQDNRPDEALSLYNEAIALDPKLVEAYVGLCQALNTLQRPEEAIVSCNDALAYRPNDPDAQLGKGDALLLQNRTYEALQVYESVSKQHPENANGWVKQGVALQKLGRSSEALVALDKGIGLFRNSPEAWRTRGAALVTLRRYSDAVIALDKALQLDPNDAAAKALRQQAAQSR
- the miaB gene encoding tRNA (N6-isopentenyl adenosine(37)-C2)-methylthiotransferase MiaB, producing the protein MTASPRRFHITTFGCQMNKADSERMAGILQDMGFIWSDDPEAADLILYNTCTIRDNAEQKVYSYLGRQAKRKHEQPDLTLIVAGCVAQQEGEALLRRVPELDLVMGPQHANRLQDLLEQVFQGSQVVATEPVHIMEDITQPRRDSTVTAWVNVIYGCNERCTYCVVPNVRGVEQSRTPEAIRAEIEVLGQQGYKEITLLGQNIDAYGRDLPGATPDGRHLHTLTDLLYFIHDVPGIERIRFATSHPRYFTERLIRACAELPKVCEHFHIPFQSGDNDVLKAMSRGYTHEKYRRIIDTIRRYMPDASISADAIVGFPGETEAQFENTLKLVSDIGFDQLNTAAYSPRPGTPAANWDNQLSEEVKSDRLQRLNHLVAAKAAERSQRYLGRVEEVLVEDQNPKDPTQVMGRTRGNRLTYFEGNLEELRGRVVPVKITEVRAFSLTGRALVAAEC
- a CDS encoding alpha/beta fold hydrolase — translated: MKDRITEPEAIALLEQMRREPIVTSLCSEAIATNTVQLGTGDPPILLLHGFDSSLLEFRRLMPLLAAHFNTWAIDLWGFGFTQRRPDLDVHTTALRTHLHYAWKTLIGQPVVLVGVSMGGAAAIDFALSYPDAVRRLVLIDSAGYRSGPAFAKLLPMAIARQGARFLARPTVRQNVMRRAFYKSQLATDSAYACGALHLAEPHWETALAQFTRSGGYGSFRSQLSTLRPPTLILWGDTDRILGTRDALELARRIPHSQLVWIPQCGHLPHLEQPQAIAAAIYQFCQPRA
- a CDS encoding phage holin family protein, producing MEGWIIGLLIFALVTAVSLVIISNLPLGIDIDGFPKAFLSGLVIGALNSLVLPLLSSLRLLNLLTLGLFGLVATAIVFGLAAFLVPGFRLRWGFLSALLGAIALSFINSFLFWLLGRLGIYTQLAG
- the rdgB gene encoding RdgB/HAM1 family non-canonical purine NTP pyrophosphatase; amino-acid sequence: MHCLIVATGNPGKVQEMSAYLAETPWELKLKPASLEIEETGSTFLENAALKASQVAAATGEWAIADDSGLQVNALGGAPGLYSARYGKSDAERIARLLREMEGQTDRRAQFVCAVAIARPNGSIAFQTEGICPGEIATSPAGAGGFGYDPIFYVPEYSMTYAEMPPDLKHRISHRGLAFAALLPELERLADER
- a CDS encoding P-II family nitrogen regulator is translated as MKKVEAIIRPFKLDEVKIALVNAGIVGMTVSEVRGFGRQKGQTERYRGSEYTVEFLQKLKIEIVVEDEQVDMVVEKVIAAARTGEIGDGKIFITPVDKIIRIRTGEANQEAI